A portion of the Pseudomonas sp. PSE14 genome contains these proteins:
- a CDS encoding amino acid ABC transporter substrate-binding protein, translating to MKMVKSTLAVLTTAALFGISGLAHAGATLDAVKKKGYVQCGISDGLPGFSYADAKGQYKGIDVDVCRAVAAAVFGDASKVKFSPLTAKERFTALQSGEIDILSRNSTWTSSRDSAMGLSFVGVTYYDGQGFLVNKKLGVSSAKELDGATVCIQAGTTTELNLSDYFRSNNLKYTPITYDTSDESAKSLESGRCDVLTSDQSQLYAQRIKLAKPDDYVVLPEVISKEPLAPAVRQGDEEWFHIARWTLFALLNAEELGVNSKNVEEMAKNTKNPDVARLLGAEGDYGKDLKLSKDWVVQIVKQVGNYGEIFDRNVGDGSELKIKRGLNAQWNKGGLQYAPPVR from the coding sequence ATGAAGATGGTGAAATCCACCCTGGCTGTGCTGACTACCGCCGCCCTGTTCGGTATCAGCGGCCTCGCTCACGCGGGTGCCACCCTGGATGCAGTGAAGAAGAAAGGCTACGTGCAGTGCGGTATCAGTGACGGTCTTCCGGGCTTCTCCTACGCCGACGCCAAAGGGCAGTACAAGGGCATCGACGTCGATGTCTGCCGTGCCGTGGCCGCCGCCGTGTTCGGCGACGCCAGCAAGGTCAAGTTCAGTCCGCTGACCGCCAAGGAGCGCTTCACCGCGCTGCAGTCCGGCGAGATTGATATCCTCTCGCGCAACTCCACCTGGACCAGTTCGCGCGACAGCGCCATGGGCCTGAGCTTCGTCGGCGTGACCTACTACGACGGCCAGGGCTTCCTGGTGAACAAGAAGCTCGGCGTTTCCAGCGCCAAGGAGCTCGACGGCGCCACCGTGTGCATCCAGGCGGGCACCACCACCGAGCTGAACCTGTCCGACTACTTCCGCTCCAACAACCTCAAGTACACCCCCATCACCTACGACACCTCCGACGAGAGCGCCAAGTCGCTGGAGTCCGGCCGTTGCGACGTGCTGACCTCCGACCAGTCGCAGCTCTACGCCCAGCGCATCAAGCTGGCCAAGCCGGATGACTACGTGGTGCTGCCGGAAGTCATCTCCAAGGAGCCGCTGGCCCCGGCGGTACGCCAGGGTGACGAGGAGTGGTTCCACATCGCGCGCTGGACGCTCTTCGCGCTGCTCAACGCCGAAGAACTGGGCGTGAACTCGAAGAACGTCGAGGAGATGGCCAAGAACACCAAGAACCCGGACGTCGCCCGCCTGCTCGGCGCTGAAGGCGACTACGGCAAGGATCTGAAACTGTCCAAGGACTGGGTGGTACAGATCGTCAAGCAAGTGGGTAACTACGGCGAGATCTTCGACCGCAACGTCGGCGACGGCAGCGAGCTGAAGATCAAGCGTGGCCTCAACGCCCAGTGGAACAAGGGTGGTCTGCAGTACGCACCGCCGGTGCGCTGA
- a CDS encoding amino acid ABC transporter permease produces MQNSIKAQRPRGFSLTDPTVRAWAFQVIAVIVVVAVGWFLFDNTQTNLAHRGIQSGFGFLQNSAGFGISQHLIDYSESDTYGRVFLVGLLNTLLVTVVGIFFATVIGFILGVARLSRNWLIRKLATLYIETFRNIPPLLQIFFWYFAVLGPLPGPRQSISFGNLFFVNNRGLQMPEPMAADGLGPFIVAFVLALVGWAVIWKWAKARRHATGKTFPVFLSGLALLILLPALVSLFAGAPFHWDVPVLQGFNFRGGWVVIPELVSIILALSVYTAAFIGETVRAGIQAVSHGQTEAAGSLGLRPGQILRLVIIPQALRVIIPPLTSQYLNLAKNSSLAAAIGYPDMVSLFAGTVLNQTGQAIETMTITMSVYLAISISISLLMNWYNKRIALIER; encoded by the coding sequence ATGCAGAATTCCATCAAAGCCCAGCGTCCGCGAGGGTTCTCGCTCACCGATCCCACGGTCCGTGCCTGGGCCTTCCAGGTCATCGCGGTGATCGTCGTTGTCGCGGTCGGCTGGTTTCTCTTCGATAACACCCAGACCAACCTGGCGCACCGGGGCATCCAGTCCGGCTTCGGGTTCCTGCAGAACAGCGCCGGATTCGGTATCTCCCAGCACCTGATCGACTACAGCGAGAGCGACACCTATGGCCGGGTGTTCCTGGTCGGCCTGCTGAACACGTTGCTGGTCACGGTGGTCGGCATCTTCTTCGCCACCGTCATCGGCTTCATCCTCGGCGTGGCGCGGCTGTCGCGCAACTGGCTGATCCGCAAGCTGGCGACCCTGTACATCGAGACTTTCCGCAATATCCCGCCGCTGCTGCAGATCTTCTTCTGGTACTTCGCCGTGCTCGGGCCGCTGCCCGGCCCCCGGCAGAGCATCAGCTTCGGCAACCTGTTCTTCGTCAACAACCGCGGCCTGCAGATGCCCGAACCGATGGCCGCCGACGGCCTGGGGCCGTTCATCGTCGCATTCGTCCTGGCGCTGGTCGGCTGGGCGGTGATCTGGAAGTGGGCCAAGGCCCGCCGCCATGCCACCGGCAAGACCTTCCCGGTGTTCCTCAGCGGCCTGGCGTTGCTGATCCTGCTGCCGGCGCTGGTATCGCTGTTCGCCGGCGCGCCGTTCCACTGGGACGTGCCGGTGCTGCAGGGCTTCAACTTCCGTGGCGGCTGGGTGGTGATCCCGGAGCTGGTGTCGATCATCCTGGCGCTGTCGGTGTACACCGCCGCCTTCATCGGCGAGACCGTGCGCGCGGGCATCCAGGCGGTCAGCCACGGCCAGACCGAGGCCGCCGGCTCCCTCGGCCTGCGACCGGGGCAGATCCTGCGCCTGGTGATCATCCCGCAGGCGCTGCGGGTGATCATTCCGCCGCTGACCAGCCAGTACCTGAACCTGGCGAAGAACTCCTCGCTGGCGGCCGCCATCGGCTACCCGGACATGGTCTCGCTGTTCGCCGGCACGGTGCTCAACCAGACCGGCCAGGCCATCGAGACCATGACCATCACCATGAGCGTGTACCTGGCCATCAGCATCAGCATTTCGCTGCTGATGAACTGGTACAACAAGCGCATCGCGCTGATCGAGAGATAG
- a CDS encoding methyl-accepting chemotaxis protein codes for MSLRAKLALSFLSIGLLPVLVMAIVVYLQASRALEEQSLNALEAVASIKQRQLMDAWKARHDQLSSLANNLGSNYAGLDSDALVTTANYDRPVFENFIKTFGYRELRLVAGDGTVVFSLGRGADYQQNIGSPTWRDTPFGRFIRSALDSGKASISDLEPALDDQQPVQWLATPIKENDQLKLLLVLELPLTAINEVMQNRQGLGDAGETYLVGGDGSLRSDSVRFADHHVRRDKESPAPLPGQAIEKALAGEQGRLAETGLSNEPALKSFVPLNLDGLHWALVAEMDQDQAFAPVRKLMWQILVLGLLTLVGVAAGTWLVSRSVMRPLGGEPASMAALAQRLANGELRLSDDASASSGLMQALREMTAAWRQVVERLRQASEAVGDASGDILDAAGRTSNHLDQQQEALEMVVSAVDQMAATVQEIAGSASRSADGSAAAREAFTAMQDTLQHMIGRQDQLLTGLRQADGVVQTLAGESQQIGSVLDVIRSIAEQTNLLALNAAIEAARAGEAGRGFAVVADEVRNLAQRTRSATDEIVAIVGSLGDSSVQAQSSMSGASEQARTLEQDTQAVLETLGVLDESLQGVHAMAFQIAAAAEQQAATTQEVNQHMHRLSDMTVENRKTAAHTRDCGEHLRRVAGGQQELVAQFKL; via the coding sequence ATGTCCCTGCGCGCCAAACTTGCCCTCAGTTTCCTGTCGATCGGCCTGCTTCCCGTACTGGTGATGGCCATCGTGGTCTACCTCCAGGCCAGTCGAGCCCTCGAAGAGCAAAGCCTGAATGCCCTGGAGGCAGTCGCCAGCATCAAGCAGCGGCAATTGATGGATGCCTGGAAAGCGCGACACGACCAGCTCAGCAGCCTCGCCAACAACCTCGGCAGCAACTACGCGGGCCTCGACAGCGACGCCCTGGTGACCACCGCCAACTACGACCGCCCGGTGTTCGAGAACTTCATCAAGACCTTCGGCTACCGCGAGCTGCGCCTGGTGGCCGGCGACGGCACCGTGGTCTTCAGCCTCGGGCGCGGCGCCGACTACCAGCAGAACATCGGTTCTCCGACCTGGCGGGACACGCCGTTCGGGCGCTTCATCCGCTCGGCCCTGGACAGTGGCAAGGCCAGCATCAGCGACCTGGAGCCCGCGCTGGACGACCAGCAACCGGTGCAATGGCTGGCCACTCCGATCAAGGAGAACGACCAGCTGAAACTGCTGCTCGTCCTGGAACTGCCGCTCACGGCGATCAACGAAGTGATGCAGAACCGCCAGGGCTTGGGCGACGCCGGGGAAACCTACCTGGTGGGCGGCGATGGCAGCCTGCGCTCGGACTCGGTTCGCTTCGCCGATCACCACGTGCGCCGCGACAAGGAAAGCCCCGCTCCCTTGCCCGGCCAGGCCATCGAGAAAGCCCTCGCCGGTGAGCAAGGGCGCCTCGCCGAAACCGGCCTGAGCAACGAGCCGGCGCTGAAATCCTTCGTCCCGCTGAACCTCGACGGCCTGCACTGGGCGCTGGTGGCGGAGATGGACCAGGACCAGGCCTTCGCCCCGGTGCGCAAACTGATGTGGCAGATCCTCGTGCTCGGCCTGCTGACCCTGGTCGGCGTGGCCGCCGGCACCTGGCTGGTCAGCCGCAGTGTGATGCGCCCGCTGGGCGGCGAGCCGGCCAGCATGGCCGCTCTGGCCCAACGCCTGGCCAACGGCGAATTGCGCCTCAGCGACGATGCCAGCGCCAGCAGCGGCCTGATGCAGGCCCTGCGCGAAATGACCGCGGCCTGGCGCCAGGTGGTCGAGCGCCTGCGCCAGGCCAGCGAAGCCGTGGGCGATGCCAGCGGCGACATCCTCGACGCCGCCGGTCGCACCAGCAATCACCTGGACCAGCAGCAGGAAGCGCTGGAAATGGTGGTCAGCGCCGTCGACCAGATGGCCGCCACCGTGCAGGAGATCGCCGGCAGCGCCAGCCGCAGCGCCGATGGCAGCGCCGCCGCGCGAGAGGCCTTCACCGCCATGCAGGACACGCTGCAACACATGATCGGCCGTCAGGACCAATTGCTCACCGGCCTGCGCCAGGCCGATGGCGTGGTGCAGACGCTGGCCGGCGAAAGCCAGCAGATCGGCTCGGTGCTGGACGTCATCCGCTCCATTGCCGAACAGACCAACCTGCTCGCCCTCAACGCCGCCATCGAGGCCGCCCGCGCCGGCGAAGCGGGCCGTGGTTTCGCCGTGGTCGCCGACGAGGTCCGCAACCTTGCCCAGCGCACCCGTAGCGCCACGGACGAGATCGTCGCCATCGTCGGCAGCCTCGGCGATTCCTCCGTCCAGGCCCAGTCGAGCATGAGCGGCGCCAGCGAACAGGCGCGCACCCTGGAACAGGACACCCAGGCGGTACTGGAAACCCTCGGCGTGCTCGACGAGTCCCTGCAGGGCGTACACGCCATGGCCTTCCAGATCGCTGCGGCAGCCGAACAGCAGGCCGCCACGACCCAGGAAGTGAACCAGCACATGCACCGCCTGAGCGACATGACCGTGGAAAACCGCAAGACCGCCGCCCACACCCGCGACTGTGGCGAGCACCTGCGCCGCGTGGCGGGCGGTCAGCAGGAACTGGTAGCGCAGTTCAAGCTGTGA
- a CDS encoding ornithine cyclodeaminase family protein, with amino-acid sequence MSAATPLTLNQADAERLLEQVDVLQAMRDMFAELAGGNAVQPAQQLVEFPNGGGDFINYLGVLASQKVYGVKTSPYIVRQPKSLVTAWSLLMSMETGQPLLLCDAGSLTTARTAATTALAVQELARPDAKHLVIVGSGPVARAHLRYVAGLREWQSIRVYSPNLSAGVLAQFGAIDSRAEPATSIETAVADADVVLLCTSSGTPVLDPAILTKPALITSISTNVARAHEVPPHSLAQMDVYCDYRATTPASAGEMRLARDEHGWDGSICGDLPELVSGRAAKPDYQRHAFFRSIGLGLEDVALANALYHLQTKNA; translated from the coding sequence ATGTCTGCCGCCACGCCCCTCACCCTCAACCAGGCCGACGCCGAGCGCCTGCTCGAACAGGTCGACGTGCTCCAGGCGATGCGCGACATGTTCGCCGAGCTGGCCGGCGGCAACGCAGTGCAACCCGCGCAGCAACTGGTGGAATTCCCCAACGGCGGCGGCGACTTCATCAACTACCTGGGCGTGCTGGCTTCGCAGAAGGTCTACGGCGTGAAGACCTCGCCGTACATCGTGCGCCAGCCCAAATCGCTGGTCACCGCGTGGAGCCTGCTGATGTCCATGGAGACCGGCCAGCCGCTGCTGCTGTGCGACGCCGGCAGCCTGACCACCGCACGCACCGCCGCCACCACCGCCCTGGCGGTGCAGGAACTGGCGCGCCCCGATGCCAAGCACCTGGTCATCGTCGGCAGCGGCCCGGTCGCCCGCGCGCACCTGCGCTATGTCGCCGGCCTGCGCGAGTGGCAGAGCATCCGTGTCTACTCGCCGAACCTGAGCGCAGGCGTGCTGGCCCAGTTCGGCGCCATCGACTCCCGCGCCGAACCGGCCACCAGTATCGAAACCGCCGTGGCCGATGCCGACGTGGTGCTGCTGTGCACCTCCTCCGGCACCCCGGTGCTCGACCCAGCGATCCTTACCAAGCCGGCGCTGATCACCTCCATCAGCACCAACGTCGCCCGCGCCCACGAAGTCCCGCCGCACTCCCTGGCGCAGATGGACGTGTACTGCGACTACCGCGCCACCACCCCGGCCTCCGCCGGCGAGATGCGCCTGGCCCGCGACGAGCACGGCTGGGACGGCAGCATCTGCGGCGACCTGCCGGAACTGGTCAGCGGCCGCGCCGCCAAGCCGGACTACCAGCGCCACGCCTTCTTCCGCTCCATCGGCCTGGGCCTGGAAGACGTCGCCCTGGCCAATGCGCTCTACCACCTCCAGACCAAGAACGCCTGA
- a CDS encoding FAD-binding oxidoreductase produces the protein MIEVDFLIIGGGIAGASTGYFLSRHGKVAVLERESHAGYHSTGRSAALYTVAYGTPQVRALTAASRAFFDNPPEGFVEHPILTPRGEMTVDFEGNPEELQRQYESARASVPEMRLLDADEACAIVPVLRREKVHGAMIDPSAADIDTDGLLQGYLRGIRRNGGSVQLDSEALEISRIDGSWEVRCAQETYRAPVLVNAAGGWCDKIAELAGVAPLGLTPKRRAAFLFSPPEGVDSHSWPVLVSLDESFYFKPDAGMLLGSPANADPVEAHDVQPEELDIALGIYQIEEHTTLSIRRPSHTWAGLRSFFADGDLVSGYDPATPGFYWVAGQGGYGIQTSAAMGEASATLIRGEALPEHLTRHGLTAEMLSPARLLQN, from the coding sequence ATGATCGAAGTCGACTTCCTCATCATCGGCGGCGGCATTGCCGGCGCCTCCACCGGCTACTTCCTCTCCCGTCACGGCAAGGTCGCCGTGCTGGAGCGCGAATCCCACGCCGGTTACCACTCCACCGGCCGTTCGGCGGCGCTCTACACCGTCGCCTACGGCACGCCGCAGGTCCGCGCGCTGACCGCCGCCAGCCGCGCCTTCTTCGACAATCCGCCCGAAGGCTTCGTCGAACACCCGATCCTCACCCCGCGCGGCGAGATGACCGTGGACTTCGAAGGCAACCCGGAAGAGCTCCAGCGCCAGTACGAGAGCGCCCGCGCCAGCGTGCCGGAAATGCGCCTGCTGGACGCCGACGAGGCCTGCGCCATCGTCCCGGTACTGCGCCGCGAGAAGGTCCACGGCGCGATGATCGACCCCAGCGCCGCCGACATCGACACCGACGGCCTACTGCAGGGCTACCTGCGCGGCATTCGCCGCAACGGCGGCAGCGTCCAGCTGGACAGCGAAGCCCTGGAAATCAGCCGCATCGACGGCAGCTGGGAAGTGCGTTGCGCGCAGGAAACCTACCGTGCGCCCGTGCTGGTCAACGCCGCCGGCGGCTGGTGCGACAAGATCGCCGAACTGGCCGGCGTCGCCCCGCTGGGGCTCACGCCCAAGCGCCGCGCGGCCTTCCTGTTCAGCCCGCCCGAAGGCGTCGACAGCCACTCCTGGCCGGTGCTGGTGAGCCTGGACGAATCCTTCTACTTCAAGCCCGACGCCGGCATGCTGCTGGGCTCGCCGGCCAACGCCGACCCGGTGGAAGCCCACGACGTGCAGCCCGAAGAGCTGGACATCGCCCTGGGTATCTACCAGATCGAGGAACACACCACCCTGAGCATCCGCCGGCCGAGCCACACCTGGGCGGGTCTGCGTTCGTTCTTCGCCGATGGCGACCTGGTCTCCGGCTACGATCCGGCCACACCCGGCTTCTATTGGGTCGCTGGCCAGGGCGGCTACGGCATCCAGACCTCGGCGGCGATGGGTGAAGCCAGCGCCACGCTGATCCGCGGGGAAGCGCTGCCCGAGCATCTGACGCGCCACGGCCTGACCGCCGAGATGCTCTCGCCGGCACGCCTGCTGCAGAACTGA
- a CDS encoding GGDEF domain-containing protein, which translates to MKPAQWTEDIQQLQHLRLFQNVAAASLQQLLKDFRACELEAGEILLSPFNRNHFLYMVLHGQLKVYLGSLDNQPVTTLNPGDCAGEISFIDNDHPSAYVVAAEPTTVLRLHRESLISLFQHSPQVMQNLLGVLCEKVRQGNRIILDTEQNANIDTLTGLFNRRWLEHIYDRESTRCAFNEHPLCLLMLDVDHFKDYNDEHGHLAGDYALCLVAHTLRSQLRPKDSMARYGGEEFVILLPEIGVEEARRIGNRLRQSLEQVKTFYSPMGVLPGVTVSLGLAQMDYQETLPNLILRADSALYQAKQEGRNRLVG; encoded by the coding sequence ATGAAGCCCGCGCAATGGACGGAGGATATCCAGCAACTGCAGCACCTTCGCCTGTTCCAGAACGTGGCTGCGGCCAGCCTGCAACAGCTGCTGAAGGACTTCCGCGCCTGCGAACTGGAAGCCGGTGAAATCCTCCTCTCCCCGTTCAACCGCAACCACTTCCTTTATATGGTCCTGCACGGCCAGTTGAAGGTGTACCTGGGTTCGCTCGACAACCAGCCGGTCACCACCCTCAACCCCGGCGACTGCGCCGGCGAGATCAGCTTCATCGACAACGACCACCCTTCCGCCTACGTGGTGGCTGCCGAACCGACCACCGTCCTGCGCCTGCATCGCGAGTCACTGATCAGCCTCTTCCAGCACTCCCCGCAGGTAATGCAGAACCTCCTGGGCGTGCTTTGCGAAAAAGTGCGCCAGGGCAACCGGATCATTCTCGACACCGAGCAGAACGCCAACATCGACACCCTGACCGGGCTGTTCAACCGGCGCTGGCTGGAGCACATCTACGACCGCGAAAGCACCCGCTGCGCGTTCAACGAACACCCGCTGTGCCTGCTCATGCTGGATGTCGACCACTTCAAGGACTACAACGACGAACACGGCCATCTGGCCGGCGACTACGCCCTCTGCCTGGTCGCCCACACCCTGCGCAGCCAGTTGCGCCCCAAGGACAGCATGGCGCGCTACGGCGGCGAGGAGTTCGTCATCCTGCTCCCGGAAATCGGCGTGGAAGAGGCCCGGCGCATCGGCAACCGGTTGCGCCAGAGCCTGGAGCAGGTGAAGACCTTCTATTCGCCGATGGGCGTGCTGCCCGGCGTCACCGTATCCCTGGGCCTGGCCCAGATGGACTACCAGGAAACCCTGCCGAACCTGATCCTGCGGGCCGACAGTGCGCTCTACCAGGCCAAGCAGGAAGGCCGCAACCGCCTGGTGGGCTGA
- a CDS encoding alpha/beta fold hydrolase: MTQPLILEPSRPADACVIWLHGLGADRYDFEPVAQLLQRSFSSTRFILPQAPTRPVTVFNGMPAPSWYDILAMAPARAIDQAQLDASADSVIALIQGQLDQGIEARRIILAGFSQGGAVVLHTGYLRWNGELGGVMALSTYGPTFGNDVSIPAPQRQLPALCLHGTLDDVVTPDMGRTAYDFLIGNGVPAQWRTYPMSHEVSNEELGDIAAWLRERL, encoded by the coding sequence ATGACCCAGCCCCTGATCCTCGAACCCTCCCGCCCGGCCGACGCCTGCGTCATTTGGTTGCACGGCCTGGGGGCCGACCGTTACGACTTCGAGCCGGTAGCACAACTGCTGCAGCGCAGCTTCAGCAGCACCCGCTTCATCCTCCCGCAGGCGCCAACCCGGCCGGTCACGGTGTTCAACGGCATGCCCGCACCGAGCTGGTACGACATCCTCGCCATGGCGCCGGCCCGCGCCATCGACCAGGCCCAGCTGGACGCCTCGGCCGACAGCGTGATCGCGCTGATCCAGGGCCAGCTCGACCAGGGCATCGAGGCCCGCCGCATCATCCTCGCCGGTTTCTCCCAGGGCGGCGCCGTGGTGCTGCACACCGGCTACCTGCGCTGGAACGGCGAACTGGGCGGCGTCATGGCGCTGTCCACCTATGGCCCGACCTTCGGGAACGACGTCAGCATCCCCGCGCCCCAACGGCAACTGCCCGCGCTCTGCCTGCACGGCACGCTCGACGACGTGGTGACGCCCGACATGGGCCGCACCGCGTACGACTTCCTGATCGGCAATGGCGTCCCGGCGCAGTGGCGCACCTATCCGATGAGCCATGAAGTGAGCAACGAGGAGCTCGGCGACATCGCCGCGTGGCTGCGCGAACGCCTCTGA
- the rhlB gene encoding ATP-dependent RNA helicase RhlB yields MLKALKKIFSKGEGEQPVATPAAPAPAASEPAQSGEKRPRKPRNPRPEGEAAEKQARAPKGDKPRAERSEKAERGEKTERTDKPREPKADKPRRERKPRPPVVDNWKLEDFVVEPAEGKTRFHDFNLDPRLMHAIHDLGFPYCTPIQAQVLGYTLRGQDAIGRAQTGTGKTAAFLISIITQLLQTPPPKERYMGEPRALIIAPTRELVVQIAKDAVGLAKYTGLNVMSFVGGMDFDKQLKTLESRFCDILVATPGRLLDFNQRGEVHLDMVEVMVLDEADRMLDMGFIPQVRQIIRQTPYKGERQTLLFSATFTDDVMNLAKQWTVDPAIVEIEPENVASDTVEQHVYAVAGSDKYKLLYNLIAQNDWTRVMVFANRKDEVRRIEERLTKDGISAAQMSGDVPQHKRIKVLEGFREGKIRVLVATDVAGRGIHVDGISHVINFTLPEDPDDYVHRIGRTGRAGTTGTSISFAGEDDAFALPPIEELLGRKINCEMPPTELLKPVPRKH; encoded by the coding sequence GTGCTCAAAGCACTCAAGAAAATCTTCAGCAAGGGCGAGGGCGAGCAGCCCGTCGCCACGCCGGCAGCCCCCGCCCCCGCTGCCTCCGAGCCCGCCCAGAGCGGCGAGAAGCGTCCGCGCAAACCGCGCAATCCGCGTCCTGAAGGCGAAGCCGCCGAGAAGCAGGCCCGCGCCCCCAAAGGCGACAAACCCCGCGCCGAGCGTTCCGAGAAAGCCGAACGCGGCGAAAAGACCGAGCGCACCGACAAGCCTCGCGAGCCCAAGGCCGACAAGCCGCGCCGCGAGCGCAAACCGCGTCCGCCGGTGGTGGACAACTGGAAGCTGGAAGACTTCGTGGTGGAGCCGGCCGAAGGCAAGACCCGTTTCCACGACTTCAACCTCGACCCGCGTCTGATGCATGCCATCCATGACCTGGGCTTCCCCTACTGCACGCCGATCCAGGCGCAGGTGCTGGGTTACACCCTCCGCGGCCAGGACGCCATCGGCCGCGCCCAGACCGGCACCGGCAAGACCGCCGCGTTCCTCATCTCGATCATCACCCAGTTGCTGCAGACCCCGCCGCCGAAAGAGCGCTACATGGGCGAGCCGCGCGCGCTGATCATCGCGCCGACCCGCGAGCTGGTGGTGCAGATCGCCAAGGACGCCGTGGGCCTGGCCAAGTACACCGGCCTGAACGTGATGAGCTTCGTCGGCGGCATGGACTTCGACAAGCAGCTCAAGACCCTGGAATCGCGCTTCTGCGACATCCTGGTCGCCACCCCGGGCCGCCTGCTGGACTTCAACCAGCGCGGCGAGGTGCACCTGGACATGGTCGAGGTGATGGTGCTGGACGAAGCCGACCGCATGCTCGACATGGGCTTCATCCCGCAGGTCCGCCAGATCATCCGCCAGACCCCGTACAAGGGCGAGCGCCAGACCCTGCTGTTCTCCGCCACCTTCACCGACGACGTGATGAACCTGGCCAAGCAGTGGACGGTCGATCCGGCCATCGTCGAGATCGAGCCGGAGAACGTCGCCAGCGATACCGTCGAACAGCACGTCTATGCCGTGGCCGGCAGCGACAAGTACAAGCTGCTGTACAACCTGATCGCGCAGAACGACTGGACCCGCGTGATGGTCTTCGCCAACCGCAAGGACGAGGTGCGCCGCATCGAGGAACGCCTGACCAAGGACGGCATCAGCGCCGCCCAGATGTCCGGCGACGTGCCGCAGCACAAGCGCATCAAGGTCCTGGAAGGCTTCCGTGAAGGCAAGATCCGCGTCCTGGTCGCCACCGACGTCGCCGGTCGCGGCATCCACGTCGACGGCATCAGCCACGTGATCAACTTCACCCTGCCGGAAGACCCGGACGACTACGTGCACCGCATCGGCCGTACCGGCCGCGCCGGCACCACCGGTACCTCCATCAGCTTCGCCGGCGAGGACGATGCCTTCGCCCTGCCGCCGATCGAGGAACTGCTGGGCCGCAAGATCAACTGCGAGATGCCGCCCACCGAGCTGCTCAAGCCGGTACCGCGCAAGCACTGA
- a CDS encoding dipeptidase, with product MRKTLIVLLLLVAVGLGIFFNLPAYLDRKMNTVASPPPYPASESATALHNTLFVADLHDDALLWDRNLLDRHDHGHTDLPRLLEGHVGLQVFSTVTKTPRGLNYERNGADSDNITPLVIAQRWPARTWNSLLERALYQAELLDKAAADSLGKLTLIRSRDDLARYLAAWQKDPNQLAGVLATEGLHPLEGKLENIDRMYDAGFRIMGLTHFFDNEVGGSAHGLKKGGLTPFGRQVIARLEEKKMLVDLAHASRALIDDVLAIATRPVLVSHTGVEGTCPGVRNLTDAHLQRIAATGGLIGIGYWDGAVCDTSVKAIVKAIRYAADKVGVQHIALGSDFDGAVHTPFDTSGLAQLTQGLAEAGFSQSDIAAIMGGNVRRLLLETLP from the coding sequence ATGCGCAAAACCCTGATCGTGTTGCTATTGCTGGTGGCCGTTGGCCTGGGGATTTTCTTCAACCTGCCGGCCTACCTGGACCGCAAGATGAACACCGTGGCCAGCCCGCCACCCTACCCCGCCTCGGAATCCGCGACCGCCCTGCACAACACACTGTTCGTCGCCGACCTGCACGACGACGCCCTGCTCTGGGACCGCAACCTGCTGGACCGCCACGACCACGGCCACACCGACCTGCCGCGCCTGCTCGAAGGCCACGTCGGCCTGCAGGTGTTCTCCACCGTCACCAAGACCCCGCGCGGCCTGAACTACGAACGCAATGGCGCCGACAGCGACAACATCACCCCGCTGGTCATCGCCCAGCGCTGGCCGGCCCGCACCTGGAACAGCCTGCTCGAACGTGCCCTCTATCAGGCCGAACTGCTCGACAAGGCCGCCGCAGACAGCCTGGGCAAGCTCACCCTGATCCGCAGCCGCGACGACCTCGCGCGCTACCTCGCCGCCTGGCAGAAGGATCCGAATCAGCTCGCCGGGGTGCTCGCCACCGAAGGCCTGCACCCGCTGGAAGGCAAACTGGAAAACATCGACCGCATGTACGACGCGGGCTTCCGCATCATGGGCCTGACCCACTTCTTCGACAACGAAGTCGGCGGCTCCGCCCACGGCCTGAAAAAGGGTGGCCTGACGCCCTTCGGCCGCCAGGTGATCGCCCGTCTGGAAGAGAAGAAGATGCTGGTGGACCTGGCGCACGCCTCCCGCGCCCTGATCGATGACGTGCTGGCCATCGCCACCCGCCCGGTGCTGGTCTCCCACACCGGCGTCGAGGGCACCTGCCCAGGCGTCCGCAACCTGACCGACGCCCACCTGCAACGCATCGCCGCCACCGGCGGGCTGATCGGCATCGGCTACTGGGACGGCGCCGTGTGCGACACCTCGGTCAAGGCCATCGTCAAGGCCATCCGCTACGCCGCCGACAAGGTCGGTGTTCAGCACATCGCGCTGGGCTCGGACTTCGACGGCGCCGTACACACGCCCTTCGACACCAGCGGCCTGGCACAACTGACCCAGGGCCTGGCGGAAGCCGGATTCAGCCAATCGGACATCGCCGCCATCATGGGTGGCAACGTGCGTCGCCTGCTGCTGGAAACGCTGCCCTGA